The following coding sequences are from one Gossypium hirsutum isolate 1008001.06 chromosome A12, Gossypium_hirsutum_v2.1, whole genome shotgun sequence window:
- the LOC107919333 gene encoding uncharacterized protein, which produces MEVSCDSLSNEVWRPPKLGFIKLNFDATFQSNSKTSSTAVLARDSEGKVVGVETYLFTDVVDAFVVEVRACERTLFFASRMGFLCLVVKGDSMTVIKKLKAKKKDKSVLRSIISHIQMLEKYFEEVQYLFVPYRNNGAAHTLAMKGRRIQFSGLWVNGVPDSVLKIVEKDWALWSQMHHFSL; this is translated from the coding sequence ATGGAAGTGTCTTGTGATTCCCTATCAAATGAAGTTTGGAGGCCCCCAAAGTTaggttttatcaaattaaattttgatgCAACTTTTCAAAGTAACTCTAAAACTTCATCAACTGCAGTCCTAGCTAGAGATTCTGAAGGAAAAGTAGTAGGGGTAGAAACTTATCTGTTTACGGATGTTGTTGACGCATTCGTGGTGGAAGTAAGGGCATGTGAAAGGACTTTATTTTTTGCATCTCGAATGGGCTTTCTATGTCTTGTGGTTAAAGGGGACTCTATGACGGTTATCAAAAAACTTAAGGCAAAGAAAAAAGACAAATCAGTTCTTAGATCCATTATTAGTCATATTCAGATGTTGGAAAAATACTTTGAAGAAGTGCAGTACCTGTTCGTTCCCTATCGGAATAATGGAGCGGCCCATACTCTGGCTATGAAAGGTAGGAGAATACAGTTTTCTGGTCTTTGGGTCAATGGTGTTCCTGACTCGGTATTAAAGATAGTAGAAAAGGATTGGGCGCTTTGGTCACAAATGCATCATTTTTCGCTGTAG